The Acidobacteriota bacterium genome includes a window with the following:
- a CDS encoding trypsin-like peptidase domain-containing protein: MYRVSAKQLVSVALFSALMAGVIVACAQRALERRPVAVELTAIADPTVASDEQNNIEIYRAVSPGVVNITNRGYQEGFWGALPSEGSGSGSIIDERGYILTNFHVIQGATQLEVQVENEKFSGKVVGTDRDDDLAVIQIDPRGQRLTVVKLGSSQGLDVGQKVLAIGNPFGLQRTLTTGIISGLQRPLRDPVARRIINGAIQTDAAINPGNSGGPLLNAKGEMIGINTAIQPNAGGGSIGIGFAVPVDLAKRIIPEIISKGYVSRPWLGVSTMPLDRRIARAFGLPVEEGIIVGEVYRGSGAAAAGLRAATVRDTIYGISLQQLGDVMLAVGGRKVANTDDLQNALQDKKPGETVDVEILRGGQRITVPVRLSERPPELR, encoded by the coding sequence ATGTATAGGGTCTCAGCCAAACAGTTAGTTTCGGTAGCGTTGTTCTCAGCCTTGATGGCTGGCGTCATCGTCGCTTGCGCTCAGCGCGCGCTCGAGCGCCGTCCGGTGGCTGTTGAACTCACTGCCATCGCGGACCCCACGGTTGCGAGCGACGAACAGAACAACATCGAGATCTATCGGGCTGTGAGTCCCGGCGTCGTCAACATCACGAATCGCGGCTATCAGGAAGGCTTCTGGGGTGCGTTACCTTCCGAGGGGAGCGGCTCAGGTTCGATCATCGACGAGCGCGGATATATCCTGACCAACTTCCACGTGATCCAGGGCGCGACGCAGCTCGAGGTCCAGGTCGAGAACGAGAAGTTTTCCGGGAAGGTCGTCGGCACCGATAGAGATGACGATCTGGCGGTGATCCAGATTGATCCGCGCGGCCAGCGTTTGACTGTGGTCAAGCTTGGATCATCACAGGGGCTTGACGTCGGACAGAAAGTGCTGGCTATCGGAAACCCGTTCGGGCTTCAACGAACCTTGACCACCGGGATCATCAGCGGGCTTCAAAGACCGCTCCGCGATCCGGTTGCGCGACGCATCATCAATGGAGCTATTCAAACCGATGCCGCAATCAACCCTGGCAATTCCGGAGGACCGCTTCTGAACGCGAAGGGCGAGATGATTGGCATCAATACCGCAATTCAACCGAACGCCGGCGGCGGTTCGATCGGCATTGGGTTCGCCGTGCCAGTGGACCTGGCGAAGCGGATCATTCCGGAGATCATAAGCAAAGGATACGTGTCGCGTCCGTGGTTGGGGGTTTCTACCATGCCTTTGGACCGGCGCATCGCGCGCGCCTTCGGGCTGCCAGTCGAAGAAGGCATCATTGTTGGTGAGGTATACCGTGGCAGCGGCGCGGCAGCGGCGGGGCTTCGCGCGGCGACGGTGCGCGACACGATCTATGGTATCTCGCTTCAGCAACTAGGCGATGTGATGCTGGCGGTCGGTGGCCGGAAGGTCGCGAACACCGACGATCTTCAGAATGCGCTTCAAGATAAGAAGCCAGGCGAGACGGTCGACGTGGAGATTCTCAGAGGCGGTCAAAGGATTACCGTGCCCGTGCGCTTGAGCGAGCGTCCGCCGGAATTGAGATAG
- a CDS encoding glycerophosphodiester phosphodiesterase family protein, producing the protein MPLANDRQSALDPCRPLVIAHRGASGLAPENTVAAFKLAVALGADGVEMDVQLSSDGTPVVIHDARVNRTTDGSGNVARLTLAQLQDLDAGSWFERRLSMRPRVRAMVRRFSAETGDSFRTFSREPVPTLEVVLSLLAPAGLGRIYVELKGGPAKRRALLEAVLSVVRALRLERNVTLLSFDHAIVRSAKEIAGDIRTAATFPAKGRRLISTRSIVRAAESAGVDEVALHFGLASRRAVDALHERGISVSAWTANSKLAMRRLAACGVDSIMTNFPNRLRGVLDSLSPGPISVLSRRRRGRE; encoded by the coding sequence ATGCCTCTCGCCAATGACCGCCAGTCCGCTCTCGATCCGTGCAGGCCGCTGGTCATCGCCCATCGCGGAGCCTCAGGCCTCGCGCCTGAGAACACGGTGGCCGCGTTCAAGCTCGCCGTAGCGCTCGGCGCGGACGGTGTCGAGATGGACGTTCAGTTGTCGTCGGACGGGACTCCCGTAGTCATACACGATGCGCGGGTCAATCGCACGACTGACGGCTCGGGTAATGTCGCGCGTCTCACGCTCGCTCAGCTCCAGGATCTCGACGCCGGCAGTTGGTTCGAGCGCCGGCTGAGTATGCGGCCTCGCGTTCGCGCGATGGTCCGGCGCTTCTCAGCCGAGACGGGTGATTCGTTCCGGACTTTCTCGCGTGAGCCGGTTCCCACGCTCGAAGTTGTACTCTCGCTGCTGGCGCCGGCTGGGCTTGGACGAATATACGTCGAGCTGAAAGGCGGCCCGGCAAAAAGACGAGCTTTGCTTGAAGCCGTTCTCTCGGTGGTGCGAGCGCTTCGACTCGAGCGCAACGTAACGCTGTTGTCCTTCGACCACGCGATCGTTCGCAGCGCGAAAGAGATTGCCGGCGATATTCGAACCGCGGCTACGTTTCCGGCGAAAGGCCGCAGGCTCATCTCGACTCGTTCCATCGTACGCGCTGCCGAGAGCGCAGGCGTCGATGAGGTCGCGCTTCATTTCGGGCTCGCGTCGAGGCGCGCTGTAGACGCTTTGCACGAGCGCGGCATATCCGTTTCGGCTTGGACCGCGAACAGCAAGCTGGCGATGAGGCGGCTCGCCGCGTGCGGAGTTGATTCAATCATGACAAACTTCCCCAATCGGTTGCGCGGCGTTCTTGATTCGCTTTCGCCGGGTCCAATATCGGTGTTGAGCCGGCGACGCCGTGGGCGCGAGTAA
- a CDS encoding S41 family peptidase, whose translation MRFKTKIAIVVFSTIIAFYAIVGSFMSKSGQVVARGSQYGQLQIFDEVLSHIIRDYVDQPDLEKVRIGSLRGLAEGLDPYSAYLTPEQVKQYDPKANRAETGLLLSKVGGYAYTVAVLKGSPAEQAGIRSGDFIEYVGKVPSRDLSLYDIEQLLSGQAGSTAEVRILHQGQSRKVSLARAKLAQPAIESRIEEPGVGYIKITTLADGKASEVKTVLSDLMSKGAQKIVLDLRGTANGKIQEGVAVANLFAGSGTLARVLGKGEKETDTFTADASKVVFNGPLTVVIDRSTAGPAEIIAAAVRDQKRGELVGERTFGTGSEQQLFRLSDEGALLITTAKYAPATGKAFMEEPVNPTVKVDRPVEAEVILPAGDDDDDSEEKPDQQQPQVTPPKPAQPVEDVQLKKAFEIIKQTPLKAQAAQKRAVLKVAPIPARAAQDVRIST comes from the coding sequence ATGCGGTTCAAGACCAAGATAGCCATCGTCGTCTTTTCTACGATTATTGCCTTCTACGCTATCGTCGGCAGCTTCATGTCGAAGTCGGGCCAGGTGGTCGCCCGCGGAAGCCAGTACGGCCAGCTTCAGATTTTTGACGAAGTGCTCAGCCACATCATTCGCGACTACGTCGATCAACCCGATCTGGAGAAAGTCAGGATCGGCAGCCTGCGTGGACTCGCCGAAGGGCTCGATCCATACAGCGCCTATCTGACGCCGGAACAGGTAAAGCAATACGATCCGAAGGCCAATCGCGCGGAGACCGGGCTGTTGCTCTCGAAGGTGGGTGGGTACGCCTACACGGTGGCAGTGCTTAAGGGCTCGCCTGCTGAGCAGGCTGGGATACGATCAGGCGATTTCATCGAGTATGTAGGGAAAGTCCCGTCGCGTGACTTGAGCCTGTATGACATCGAACAACTCTTGAGCGGTCAAGCCGGATCTACCGCCGAGGTTCGAATCCTTCACCAGGGACAATCGCGAAAGGTATCGCTCGCGCGCGCAAAGCTCGCTCAACCTGCGATCGAGTCGCGTATCGAGGAGCCGGGCGTCGGCTACATAAAGATCACTACGCTGGCGGATGGCAAAGCGTCCGAAGTCAAAACGGTGTTGAGCGATTTGATGTCAAAGGGCGCTCAGAAGATAGTGCTCGACCTGCGTGGGACCGCCAACGGCAAGATTCAAGAAGGAGTGGCGGTGGCCAACTTGTTCGCGGGTTCGGGGACGCTCGCCAGAGTTCTGGGCAAGGGAGAGAAAGAGACCGACACATTCACCGCCGATGCAAGCAAAGTTGTGTTCAACGGGCCGCTCACGGTCGTGATCGATCGCAGCACGGCCGGGCCTGCTGAAATCATCGCCGCCGCGGTGCGGGACCAAAAGCGCGGTGAGCTTGTTGGCGAGCGAACTTTTGGAACCGGATCTGAGCAGCAACTATTCCGGCTGTCAGATGAGGGCGCGTTGCTTATTACCACCGCGAAATACGCTCCGGCCACTGGCAAGGCGTTCATGGAAGAACCCGTAAACCCGACGGTAAAAGTTGACCGACCCGTCGAAGCTGAAGTCATCCTGCCTGCAGGCGACGACGATGACGATAGTGAGGAGAAGCCCGACCAGCAACAGCCCCAGGTGACGCCTCCAAAACCTGCTCAGCCAGTCGAGGACGTTCAGCTCAAGAAGGCCTTTGAGATAATCAAGCAAACACCGCTCAAGGCCCAGGCTGCGCAGAAACGCGCTGTGCTCAAGGTCGCTCCGATTCCTGCCAGGGCAGCCCAAGATGTTCGGATTTCGACTTAG
- the ruvX gene encoding Holliday junction resolvase RuvX yields MLGARIRARSKGRRAKRDGALWSLSLCPLPFALRFPILPLMRVLAIDLGTKNIGTAISDALGMTVRPVETIRRSSNKRAIARLKFLVEDLEAEAVVVGLPLRMDGTVGDVAAAALRFIETLRAQLDVAVFAQDERLTSYEAEQMMIERGFAKSKRRARSDEFAAMIILQDYLSATKPKN; encoded by the coding sequence ATGCTCGGCGCAAGGATAAGGGCAAGGAGCAAAGGGCGAAGAGCAAAGCGGGACGGTGCTCTTTGGTCTTTGTCTCTTTGCCCTTTGCCCTTTGCGCTTCGCTTTCCTATACTTCCCTTAATGCGTGTGCTTGCCATTGACCTTGGAACTAAGAACATAGGAACGGCAATTTCGGATGCGCTGGGCATGACTGTGCGTCCGGTCGAGACTATTCGCAGATCGAGCAACAAACGCGCCATTGCACGGCTGAAATTCCTCGTTGAGGACCTCGAAGCCGAAGCGGTGGTCGTCGGGCTGCCCCTAAGAATGGATGGCACCGTAGGCGACGTCGCCGCTGCCGCGTTGCGATTCATTGAAACCCTGAGAGCCCAACTGGACGTCGCGGTTTTTGCGCAAGACGAGCGGCTGACCAGTTATGAAGCGGAACAGATGATGATTGAGCGCGGCTTCGCGAAGAGCAAACGGCGCGCTCGATCGGACGAGTTCGCAGCCATGATAATCCTGCAGGACTACTTGTCGGCAACGAAACCGAAGAACTAG
- a CDS encoding proline dehydrogenase family protein, giving the protein MITKSALLHLSGSEGFKKFLTRFRSFNNVTRRFVAGEDLADAVEAIRQLNRKGISASFDHLGESITAEAETRREVDEYTHVLESINSSKLDSNVSVKLTQLGLDVSHELCYSNTRAIVETGLRYNNFVRIDMEDSTKTDATLQVFKRLRSEFENVGIVIQAYLYRSERDVEELLKVGARIRLCKGAYKEPPEAAFPKKADVDANFVKLMERLLPSGIYHGIATHDVKMIEATKEFAKERGIGPDKFEFQMLYGIRRDLQQKLVQEGYRMRVYVPYGRYWYPYFMRRLAERPANIWFVLRNTLRG; this is encoded by the coding sequence GTGATAACGAAATCGGCGCTGCTACATCTCTCCGGAAGCGAAGGCTTCAAGAAGTTCCTCACTCGCTTCCGATCCTTCAACAACGTGACTCGGAGATTTGTCGCCGGGGAAGATTTGGCCGATGCTGTCGAAGCTATTCGCCAACTCAACCGCAAGGGGATCAGCGCTTCCTTCGATCATCTCGGCGAGTCGATCACCGCCGAAGCTGAAACCCGCAGGGAAGTGGACGAGTACACCCACGTGCTCGAGAGCATAAACAGCAGCAAGCTCGACTCGAACGTGTCGGTCAAGCTTACTCAGCTTGGCCTCGATGTCAGCCACGAGCTGTGTTACTCGAACACACGCGCGATTGTTGAGACGGGGCTCCGTTACAACAACTTCGTTCGCATCGATATGGAAGACTCGACCAAGACCGACGCAACGCTCCAGGTATTCAAGAGGCTAAGGAGTGAATTCGAGAACGTCGGCATCGTCATTCAAGCCTATTTGTATCGCAGCGAGAGGGACGTCGAAGAACTGCTGAAGGTCGGCGCGAGGATTCGGCTATGCAAGGGTGCCTACAAGGAGCCTCCCGAGGCCGCATTTCCAAAGAAGGCGGACGTTGATGCAAACTTCGTCAAGCTCATGGAACGGCTGCTGCCTTCGGGCATCTATCACGGAATAGCGACTCATGACGTGAAGATGATTGAGGCGACCAAGGAGTTTGCGAAAGAGCGTGGGATAGGGCCGGACAAATTCGAGTTTCAAATGCTGTACGGCATACGGCGCGATCTTCAGCAGAAACTCGTGCAGGAAGGCTATCGCATGCGAGTCTATGTTCCGTATGGCCGTTATTGGTATCCTTATTTCATGAGGCGGCTGGCGGAGCGTCCTGCAAACATCTGGTTCGTTTTGAGGAATACGCTCAGAGGGTAA
- the mltG gene encoding endolytic transglycosylase MltG: MTSSRRRPLRRLIALLFIVVLAGGAFAAWVWKTSTTPVEHQPDGIVTIDQGAGTQAIVARLAEAGMVPHPLALKIYLRITGRGSNLKAGDYKFPSPISPLQAIEKIRRGEVYLERVTIPEGFNRFEIAEAFATKTGNATAEEFLRLMEDQTPIKRIAPAARNLEGYLFPDTYNYNSKTTPEDLIQTMVNRFDEVFTPEWSMRASQLGLTVHQVVTLASIIEKEAKVPDERPHIASVFFNRLKLGMPLASDPTFIYAAILAGDYDGNPNQRRYRDRPSPYNTYLVGGLPPGPIASPGRASLEAVLHPANTDDLYFVVNGTGGRHKFSRTAAEHDAAVEEYRRQQRETRQQPSGTR, encoded by the coding sequence ATGACTTCTTCTCGTCGGCGACCGCTTCGACGCTTAATCGCGCTGCTCTTCATCGTCGTTCTCGCGGGCGGAGCATTTGCCGCGTGGGTGTGGAAAACCTCGACGACTCCTGTCGAACACCAACCGGACGGGATAGTCACCATCGACCAGGGCGCTGGAACACAAGCAATCGTTGCCCGCCTGGCTGAGGCTGGAATGGTGCCCCATCCGCTCGCGCTAAAGATTTATCTGCGGATCACCGGCCGAGGGAGCAACTTGAAGGCCGGCGACTACAAGTTTCCCTCGCCAATCTCACCCCTTCAAGCCATCGAGAAGATTCGCCGGGGCGAGGTCTATCTCGAACGGGTGACGATACCCGAAGGCTTCAATCGGTTTGAGATTGCTGAAGCCTTCGCTACAAAGACCGGCAACGCCACCGCCGAGGAGTTTCTTCGTTTGATGGAAGACCAGACTCCCATAAAGCGAATCGCGCCCGCGGCCCGCAACCTGGAAGGCTATCTGTTCCCCGACACCTACAACTACAACTCGAAGACGACGCCGGAGGATCTGATTCAAACGATGGTCAATCGTTTTGATGAAGTGTTCACACCTGAGTGGTCAATGCGAGCGAGCCAGCTAGGCCTGACCGTGCATCAAGTCGTCACTCTCGCTTCGATCATCGAAAAAGAAGCGAAGGTTCCCGACGAACGACCGCATATCGCTTCAGTCTTTTTCAACCGGCTTAAGCTCGGGATGCCGTTAGCGAGCGATCCAACTTTCATCTACGCCGCGATACTGGCGGGTGACTACGACGGCAACCCAAACCAGCGACGGTATCGAGATCGTCCTTCGCCGTACAACACCTACCTGGTAGGCGGGCTGCCTCCCGGTCCGATTGCCTCCCCGGGACGGGCCTCATTGGAAGCGGTGCTCCATCCCGCCAACACCGATGACTTGTATTTTGTGGTGAACGGGACCGGCGGCCGGCATAAGTTCTCACGCACAGCCGCCGAGCACGACGCTGCGGTCGAAGAGTATCGGCGCCAGCAGCGCGAGACCAGACAGCAGCCGAGCGGCACTCGCTGA
- a CDS encoding TonB-dependent receptor: MVSSKVPSRSFWHQVSIAVFPLAAFILANSISVIGQAKSASVSGQVSDQSGAAISGASARLWQHSTGFDQIAKTDNSGLFLFRDVLGGRYNLSVSSSGFSALTREIVVSAGGTDSADFVLHPAALAEEMVISVNRIAETPEVLERIPGSVDVIDKKMLETSRAFTFTEALRKVAGVQVRDEEGFGLRPNIGIRGLNPTRSTKVLLLEDGIPLTYAPYGDNASYYHPPIDRFESLEVLKGSGQILYGPSTVGGVINYITPTPPQKPSGYVTLIGGNRDYLNGHINYGGTWNGTGLLFDYTHKQGRGSRENTRSSLNDLNFKALAAIGSRQALTLKANYYGEDSNVTYSGLREDEYRANPRQNPFRNDFFYGDRYGASASHAVIFNNNLALTTNAYGQIFQRHWWRQSSNSNQRPNDSADPACGDMANLNTTCGNEGRLRKYYVWGVEPRLRASHRLFGLRNEADFGFRMHFETQDRRQENGNRPTSRTGVIVEDNERKNQAYSGFVQNRFQWRDWTITPGIRLEHIKYERTNRLANNGAGIAGKTDLTQLVPGLGVSYSPRPGTTFFGGVHRGFAPPRTEDIISNTTGGSVDLDPELSWNYEIGARALVHPGVRVEATFFRMDYENQIIPASLAGGIGAALTNGGETLHQGAELTARVDSGTIFKSKHNFYARTAYTYLPLVRFDGKRFSNVPGFVSVDITANRLPYAPRHLLNFSVGYSNPAGIDALVEAVGVSEQFGDDLNTITPTSDGQRGLIPGYTVWNSTVNYKVEAMRATFFFTVKNLLDSTFIVDRARGILPSSPRMAQAGLKFYF; encoded by the coding sequence ATGGTCTCCAGCAAAGTTCCTTCACGAAGCTTTTGGCATCAGGTCTCAATTGCAGTTTTCCCTCTGGCGGCTTTCATCCTGGCAAACTCGATAAGCGTCATAGGACAGGCAAAAAGCGCAAGTGTTTCCGGGCAGGTATCGGACCAGAGTGGCGCTGCGATCAGCGGCGCCTCAGCAAGGCTGTGGCAGCACTCAACGGGCTTTGATCAAATTGCCAAAACGGATAACAGCGGTCTGTTTCTCTTTCGCGATGTCTTAGGCGGCAGGTACAACCTCAGCGTCAGCAGCAGTGGGTTCTCTGCTCTCACGCGAGAGATTGTTGTCTCAGCCGGCGGGACCGATAGCGCGGACTTCGTGCTTCACCCCGCGGCGCTCGCAGAAGAGATGGTAATCTCGGTCAATCGCATCGCGGAAACACCGGAGGTTCTGGAGCGGATACCCGGCTCAGTAGACGTAATCGACAAAAAGATGCTCGAAACGAGCCGGGCTTTCACTTTTACAGAAGCACTGCGCAAAGTGGCGGGCGTTCAGGTGCGCGACGAAGAAGGCTTCGGACTGCGGCCCAACATTGGTATTCGCGGGTTGAACCCCACCCGCTCCACCAAGGTGCTGTTGCTGGAAGATGGCATACCGCTCACCTACGCGCCTTATGGCGACAATGCCTCTTATTACCATCCGCCAATTGATCGCTTCGAAAGCCTGGAGGTGTTGAAGGGCTCAGGGCAGATCCTTTACGGCCCGAGCACGGTCGGCGGAGTCATCAACTACATTACGCCCACACCGCCGCAAAAGCCTTCAGGTTACGTGACGTTAATCGGAGGAAACCGCGACTACCTAAACGGCCACATTAACTATGGTGGGACCTGGAACGGCACGGGCCTCTTGTTCGACTACACGCACAAGCAAGGCCGTGGCTCGCGCGAGAACACTCGCTCCAGCCTGAACGACTTAAACTTCAAGGCGCTCGCCGCCATTGGATCGAGACAGGCATTGACGTTGAAGGCGAATTACTACGGCGAAGATTCGAACGTCACTTATTCGGGCCTGAGGGAGGATGAGTACCGGGCCAACCCGCGCCAGAATCCTTTCAGAAACGATTTCTTCTACGGCGATCGTTATGGCGCATCTGCCAGCCACGCTGTCATCTTCAACAACAACCTGGCGCTCACTACCAATGCTTACGGGCAAATCTTCCAGCGCCACTGGTGGCGGCAATCGAGCAATTCCAATCAGCGGCCAAACGACTCGGCGGACCCAGCCTGCGGCGACATGGCTAACCTCAACACTACCTGCGGCAACGAAGGCCGTTTGCGTAAGTATTACGTCTGGGGGGTGGAGCCACGCTTGCGCGCAAGCCACCGTCTGTTCGGCCTGAGAAACGAAGCTGATTTCGGTTTCCGGATGCACTTCGAGACTCAGGACCGGCGGCAGGAGAATGGCAACCGGCCAACGTCGCGCACTGGAGTCATCGTAGAAGATAACGAACGTAAGAATCAGGCTTATTCCGGTTTCGTGCAGAACCGCTTTCAATGGAGAGACTGGACAATAACGCCGGGAATCCGACTGGAGCATATCAAGTACGAACGCACCAACAGGCTCGCGAACAATGGCGCTGGAATTGCCGGCAAGACGGACCTGACACAACTTGTTCCCGGTCTCGGCGTCTCCTACAGTCCTCGGCCAGGTACGACATTTTTTGGCGGCGTTCATCGCGGGTTCGCTCCGCCGCGCACCGAAGACATTATCAGCAACACCACAGGCGGCAGCGTAGACCTCGATCCCGAACTGAGCTGGAACTACGAAATCGGCGCGCGGGCTCTGGTCCATCCAGGCGTGAGAGTCGAGGCAACTTTCTTCCGCATGGATTATGAAAATCAAATCATCCCCGCGAGCCTTGCGGGTGGGATTGGCGCGGCGCTAACCAACGGCGGTGAAACACTGCATCAAGGAGCGGAGTTGACGGCGCGGGTAGATTCAGGGACCATCTTCAAGTCGAAACACAACTTTTACGCTCGCACGGCATACACATATCTGCCACTAGTCCGGTTCGACGGTAAACGCTTCAGCAATGTGCCCGGGTTTGTCAGCGTAGACATCACTGCCAACCGGTTGCCTTATGCGCCCAGGCACTTGCTGAACTTCAGCGTGGGCTACTCGAATCCAGCAGGCATAGACGCGCTGGTAGAAGCCGTTGGGGTGAGCGAGCAATTCGGCGATGATCTCAACACGATAACGCCCACCTCGGATGGTCAGCGCGGATTGATCCCAGGCTACACGGTATGGAACTCGACGGTAAATTACAAAGTCGAGGCTATGCGGGCGACCTTCTTTTTTACGGTTAAGAACCTGCTCGATAGCACCTTCATTGTGGATCGTGCGCGAGGCATTTTGCCCAGCAGTCCGAGGATGGCGCAGGCAGGACTGAAGTTCTACTTTTAA
- a CDS encoding HD domain-containing phosphohydrolase: METAKGKTREEIINRLADRIDSFEKYTRPHSRLIAELATHLARRFGLTAPDVDAIAEAGMLHDIGLYAMSPTPTYLSLPRPLTFEARLDVWRHPVIGEQQMQKRDAMRHAQLLVRWHHEWWNGSGYPDMLAFEDIPIGARILRAVELYAALLSDRPYRAALDEQQALEALTSSAGIECDPYVVTALLALLNELREPLPAHGVEAATSETGRSPLPDQPATVESPAAESLASVLIAPEPSSDLTVADPISGAGINSDSHSVEPTSAGVQAIANTTHVRSEYHPSEPTLGGTHTTEIVTPTGPADRETPRALPPCEMLLSRARSIDAAGRDSPRWGGWQGSHYNKKTLLGFQASVLQQIEFRSIAIPFWNQARLDWYLKAWGKLIFVNDPRAWAGTVAQATVEATEPLGEDTIARILEDVYVPRVRLANPGLRRWFSETDAWWMDNLRSNIDLLDDQLTRAQALTLGFHTGDYALSFDQETLDLRRPLTTVFWRLAGRAFAGPAGQPQNRSFNQPAEDFIKRARADLLYLSLPPSHHDRGGAEARSEWRESWISGSTPDEADRGTRLATAPQSKQSYLASIDRLLRLAPHFKTWAIEYQELGLATTSLDIIDLIKEYRPVSTTYSKDVTEVAGGQRSHIIVGEKKSAR, encoded by the coding sequence GTGGAGACGGCAAAGGGTAAGACCCGCGAAGAAATCATCAACCGGCTCGCCGACCGAATAGACAGCTTCGAAAAATACACCCGTCCGCACTCTCGACTGATAGCCGAGCTTGCCACCCATCTGGCTCGCAGATTCGGACTCACGGCGCCCGACGTTGACGCGATCGCTGAAGCCGGCATGCTCCACGACATCGGCTTATATGCGATGTCTCCCACTCCCACTTACCTTTCGCTTCCGCGCCCGCTGACCTTCGAAGCGCGCCTTGACGTGTGGAGGCATCCGGTCATCGGCGAGCAGCAAATGCAAAAACGCGATGCTATGCGTCACGCGCAGTTGCTCGTGCGTTGGCATCACGAGTGGTGGAACGGATCGGGCTATCCTGACATGCTCGCGTTCGAAGACATTCCCATCGGCGCGCGAATTCTGCGAGCGGTTGAGCTCTACGCGGCTTTGCTTTCCGATCGACCCTATCGCGCCGCGCTCGACGAGCAGCAAGCCCTCGAAGCGCTCACATCATCGGCCGGCATAGAGTGCGATCCGTACGTAGTCACAGCGCTGCTGGCGTTGCTGAATGAGTTGCGCGAGCCGCTCCCCGCGCACGGCGTCGAGGCGGCTACAAGCGAGACCGGGCGGTCGCCCCTTCCTGATCAACCCGCCACTGTGGAATCGCCCGCTGCTGAATCATTGGCTTCGGTGTTGATTGCGCCCGAGCCCTCAAGCGATCTGACCGTCGCTGACCCGATCTCCGGCGCCGGCATCAACTCCGACTCGCATTCTGTCGAACCGACGAGCGCCGGTGTGCAAGCGATCGCTAACACGACTCACGTGCGAAGCGAATACCACCCGTCCGAGCCAACACTCGGCGGCACGCATACCACGGAGATCGTTACGCCAACCGGGCCGGCAGATCGCGAGACACCTCGTGCTCTTCCTCCATGCGAGATGCTGTTGTCGCGCGCGCGATCAATTGATGCTGCCGGGCGCGATTCGCCGCGATGGGGCGGGTGGCAAGGATCTCACTACAACAAGAAAACGCTCCTAGGATTTCAGGCAAGCGTGCTGCAACAGATCGAGTTTCGCTCGATCGCGATTCCCTTCTGGAACCAGGCGCGGTTGGACTGGTACCTGAAAGCGTGGGGCAAGCTCATCTTTGTGAACGATCCACGCGCTTGGGCCGGAACTGTCGCGCAAGCGACGGTCGAAGCCACCGAACCGCTCGGCGAAGACACCATCGCTCGCATACTTGAAGACGTTTACGTTCCGCGAGTGAGACTGGCGAACCCCGGCTTGCGGCGCTGGTTCAGCGAGACCGACGCGTGGTGGATGGACAATCTGCGAAGCAATATCGACTTATTGGATGATCAGCTCACGCGCGCGCAGGCTTTGACTCTCGGGTTTCACACTGGAGACTACGCGCTTTCGTTTGATCAAGAGACTCTCGATCTCAGGCGCCCGCTCACGACGGTGTTCTGGCGATTGGCCGGCCGCGCTTTCGCGGGTCCTGCGGGTCAACCACAGAATCGCAGCTTCAATCAGCCGGCCGAGGACTTCATTAAGCGCGCGCGAGCGGACCTGCTTTACCTGAGCTTGCCTCCCTCACATCACGATCGCGGAGGCGCGGAAGCAAGATCGGAGTGGCGCGAGTCGTGGATTAGCGGGTCGACGCCTGATGAAGCGGATCGCGGAACCAGGCTCGCGACGGCCCCTCAGTCGAAGCAATCATATCTCGCGTCGATCGACCGGCTGTTGAGACTCGCCCCGCACTTCAAGACCTGGGCGATCGAGTATCAGGAACTAGGATTAGCGACGACGTCCCTCGACATAATTGACCTGATCAAAGAATACCGGCCGGTGAGCACGACCTATTCAAAAGATGTGACTGAAGTGGCAGGCGGCCAGCGAAGCCACATCATCGTCGGCGAAAAGAAATCCGCACGTTAG
- a CDS encoding transcriptional repressor — protein sequence MEREEKQIFQEHLKRAGLKRTSQRDLILDVFLDTEGHVSSEDLYSLIKARDPSVGFTTVYRTLKLFKECGLARELEFHDGRMLYEHDYKHTHHDHLICTGCGALIEFYSEQIEQLQDEIVRHYRFKPLHHSHRIFGICSDCQKAQKAAAAKAKASSK from the coding sequence ATGGAACGTGAAGAGAAACAGATATTCCAAGAGCATCTCAAGCGCGCCGGGCTTAAGCGAACGAGTCAGCGCGATTTGATTTTGGATGTGTTTCTGGATACCGAAGGGCACGTTTCCAGCGAGGATCTGTACTCCCTCATCAAGGCCAGAGACCCGTCGGTCGGATTCACCACCGTGTATCGCACACTGAAGCTCTTCAAGGAGTGTGGCCTTGCTCGCGAGCTCGAGTTCCACGACGGGCGGATGCTCTACGAGCACGACTACAAGCACACTCACCATGACCACCTGATCTGTACGGGCTGCGGCGCTTTGATCGAATTCTACAGCGAACAGATCGAGCAACTGCAAGATGAGATCGTCCGCCATTACCGATTCAAGCCGCTTCATCACAGCCATCGAATATTCGGAATCTGCTCGGACTGCCAGAAAGCTCAAAAAGCCGCCGCAGCGAAGGCCAAGGCTTCCTCCAAATAG